The Sagittula sp. P11 genome window below encodes:
- the flhA gene encoding flagellar biosynthesis protein FlhA, translated as MKLDASQLFKPTVLLALALMAIIVMMILPMPSWVLDIGLAVSFGLAILIFTVTLFIERPLDFSAFPTILLTSLMLRLSLNVSSTKLIIGEGHTGTHAAGEVIQGFANFVMGGSVFLGLVVFGVLMIVNFAVITKGSARMAEVSARFALDGMPGKQLAIDADMSAGAIDHAEAKARRETEQLETTFFGSLDGASKFVKGDAVAGLLITLLNLVMGMIMGVAVHDMPLGDAMETYAILTVGDGLVSQIPAVIISIAAGLLLARGGATGSTDMAMITQLGRHPAALATVAILMVLFALVPGLPFVPFILGGAVLGWAAWHIAKRPPEKPKTEEDKEQEEEPARQRMGDVLDLDDIHVEFAPDLVNMVLDPGTGLDIRISNMRTHIASNFGLILPEIRLTDAPSLPTGTYVVRIHGVEMARGELNPDMVLALLPDAGDSLPSGHDVTEPVYGAPARWIRPGDQDRAAMTGATIVTPTEVLATHLLEVIRRNFGRLLSLKALRRLLDEMVTLSNPVRAEANRKLLDELIPDKVQIDTLLQVLRLLLDEQVSVRNLPLILETIAEMRGQQSQPEAICEHVRQRLGFQLVAGMRRDDGTIPLVQLAPEWEETFQSYQVESAHGALDVALPPDQFESLTKGLALTIGDAGGKGIFPAVVTSARRRRFLRTVMVAKGLTNPVLSFEEIGLEARPSLVGVVAA; from the coding sequence ATGAAACTCGACGCATCCCAGCTGTTCAAGCCGACGGTGCTTCTGGCGCTCGCGCTCATGGCGATCATCGTGATGATGATCCTGCCCATGCCGTCATGGGTCCTGGACATCGGCCTTGCCGTGTCCTTCGGCCTCGCGATCCTGATATTCACCGTCACGCTGTTCATCGAAAGGCCGCTCGATTTCTCGGCCTTCCCGACGATCCTGCTGACCTCGCTGATGCTCAGGCTGTCGCTGAATGTGAGTTCGACGAAGCTGATCATCGGCGAAGGGCACACCGGTACACACGCGGCGGGTGAGGTCATCCAGGGTTTCGCCAATTTCGTGATGGGCGGCAGCGTCTTCCTCGGGCTTGTCGTGTTCGGCGTCTTGATGATCGTGAATTTCGCGGTCATCACCAAGGGCTCGGCCCGGATGGCCGAGGTTTCGGCCCGCTTCGCTCTCGACGGGATGCCGGGCAAGCAGCTGGCCATCGACGCAGACATGTCCGCGGGTGCCATCGACCACGCAGAGGCAAAGGCGCGCCGCGAAACTGAACAGCTCGAGACGACGTTTTTCGGGTCGCTCGACGGCGCCTCGAAGTTCGTGAAGGGCGATGCCGTCGCGGGGCTTCTGATCACTTTGCTCAACCTCGTCATGGGGATGATCATGGGCGTCGCGGTGCATGACATGCCGCTGGGCGACGCCATGGAAACCTATGCGATCCTGACGGTGGGCGACGGACTCGTGTCCCAGATCCCGGCGGTCATCATTTCCATCGCCGCCGGTCTTCTCTTGGCGCGCGGCGGTGCGACCGGCTCGACCGACATGGCGATGATCACCCAGCTTGGCCGTCATCCGGCGGCTCTGGCGACGGTCGCGATCCTGATGGTTCTGTTTGCGCTCGTGCCGGGCCTGCCGTTTGTTCCGTTCATTCTGGGTGGTGCTGTCCTTGGCTGGGCGGCGTGGCACATCGCAAAGCGCCCGCCGGAGAAACCGAAAACGGAAGAGGACAAGGAGCAGGAGGAGGAGCCGGCGCGCCAGCGGATGGGCGACGTGCTCGACCTCGACGACATCCATGTGGAGTTCGCGCCGGACCTCGTCAACATGGTGCTGGATCCGGGCACCGGCCTGGACATCCGGATCTCCAACATGCGCACGCATATCGCGTCCAACTTCGGCCTGATCCTTCCGGAAATCCGGCTGACGGACGCGCCCTCCCTGCCGACGGGGACCTATGTCGTCCGCATTCACGGGGTGGAAATGGCACGGGGCGAACTCAACCCCGACATGGTTCTGGCGCTGCTTCCTGATGCGGGTGACAGCCTGCCCTCCGGACACGATGTGACCGAACCGGTCTACGGGGCGCCTGCCCGTTGGATCAGGCCCGGCGATCAGGACAGGGCCGCGATGACCGGCGCCACCATCGTCACGCCCACAGAGGTGCTGGCCACCCACCTGTTGGAGGTGATCCGCCGCAACTTTGGCCGACTGTTGTCCCTGAAGGCACTGCGCCGCCTGCTGGATGAAATGGTCACGCTGTCCAATCCCGTCCGGGCGGAGGCAAACCGCAAGCTGCTGGACGAACTGATCCCGGACAAGGTGCAGATCGACACGCTGTTGCAGGTTCTCCGACTGCTTCTGGATGAGCAGGTGTCGGTCCGGAACCTGCCGTTGATCCTTGAAACCATCGCGGAAATGCGCGGTCAGCAAAGCCAGCCGGAGGCGATCTGCGAACACGTGCGCCAGCGGCTCGGGTTCCAGCTGGTCGCCGGGATGCGCCGCGACGATGGCACGATCCCCCTCGTGCAACTCGCGCCGGAGTGGGAAGAGACGTTCCAGTCCTACCAGGTCGAAAGCGCGCATGGCGCGCTTGATGTCGCGCTGCCGCCCGATCAGTTCGAGAGCCTGACAAAGGGTCTTGCGCTGACCATCGGCGACGCGGGCGGGAAGGGGATCTTCCCCGCCGTCGTGACTTCCGCCCGACGGCGGCGGTTCCTCAGGACGGTCATGGTCGCCAAGGGTCTGACCAATCCGGTGCTGTCTTTCGAGGAGATCGGCCTAGAGGCACGGCCTTCGCTGGTCGGCGTGGTGGCGGCGTGA
- a CDS encoding flagellar biosynthetic protein FliR encodes MTSLAILQELLGDTAWMSLAVFLRIAAILAILPAFGEQVISVRVRLVLALLLTVVVTPAVAPLIALPGPSLGTFLRALATETISGLFLGIMLRTFIFAIQTAGAIAAQSTSLSQLLGQSGMDPLPAIGHILTMAALALLMATGFHVNVAAFIVLSYEILPFMDFPNPSAIAEAGRARVSQSFGLAFSLAAPFVILSVIYNLTLGAINKAMPQLMVAFVGAPVITFGAIATLLVAAPFMLSVWLTAVEGFLVAPFAR; translated from the coding sequence GTGACCAGCCTCGCGATCCTGCAGGAACTCCTGGGCGATACGGCGTGGATGTCCCTTGCCGTCTTCCTGCGGATCGCGGCCATCCTGGCCATCCTGCCTGCCTTTGGCGAGCAGGTGATCTCGGTTCGGGTCCGGCTGGTGCTTGCGCTGCTTCTGACCGTTGTCGTGACGCCCGCCGTGGCACCCTTAATCGCCTTGCCGGGGCCATCGCTGGGGACCTTCCTGCGGGCCCTCGCGACAGAGACGATATCCGGCCTGTTCCTCGGCATCATGCTGCGCACGTTCATTTTCGCCATCCAGACAGCGGGCGCCATCGCGGCGCAGTCCACGTCGCTGTCCCAGCTTCTCGGGCAGTCCGGCATGGACCCGCTTCCGGCCATCGGGCACATCCTGACGATGGCGGCGCTAGCCCTGCTGATGGCCACGGGGTTTCACGTCAACGTTGCCGCCTTCATCGTCCTGTCCTACGAGATCCTGCCCTTCATGGATTTCCCGAACCCGTCCGCCATCGCCGAGGCCGGGCGGGCGCGGGTGTCTCAAAGCTTTGGCCTCGCGTTCAGCCTCGCCGCGCCCTTTGTGATCCTGTCGGTGATCTACAACCTGACGCTCGGCGCCATCAACAAGGCGATGCCGCAGCTCATGGTGGCCTTTGTCGGCGCGCCGGTGATCACCTTCGGCGCCATCGCGACCCTTCTCGTGGCGGCGCCGTTCATGCTGTCGGTCTGGCTGACGGCGGTCGAGGGTTTCCTCGTCGCGCCCTTCGCAAGGTGA